CGGGAAATAAATTGATTCTATCGGTGATTTGGTCTACAGACAAACTAGAAATAGCGGTTCCGCATTTTGGACAATGAGGTTTTCCCACTCTGGCATATAACAGCCGTAAATAGTCATAAATTTCCGTAACCGTACCCACAGTCGAACGCGGGTTTCTGTGGGTTGTTTTTTGTTCAATGGAGATGGCGGGACTCAATCCCTCAATTTGGTCCACTTCCGGTTTTTCCATTTGCCCGAGAAACTGACGGGCATAACTGGAAAGGGATTCCACATACCTCCTTTGCCCCTCGGCATAGATGGTATCAAAGGCAAGGGAGGACTTCCCCGATCCAGAAAGTCCAGTGATTACCACAAGTTTATCTCGTGGGATATCAAGGTTTACGTTTTTGAGATTATGTTCTCGGGCGCCGCGAATACGAATAAAGGAATCCACATCGGATAGCTTGTTTTCCTCTTTCATTCTGGAAAGAATTTTAAGAAATGACGGAAGAGGTTCGCCCGTGTTTCGCATTCTTTTTTTGATACTTTTTTTGCCCTTTCGCCTTTTGTATCAGTTATACCTACGTCTAAGCCTTGTTTTCCAATCGGGCCGCGAGGTCTATGAACTGGAATTTCCTGCTGTTTTTGAAGATTCTTACAAATCATATTGGGTCAAAAAATTACAGGGCAAAGAGGAAACAGTCACAAGATTAGAACTTCTCATCCTTCTCAAACTCATTCAAAAAAATGGAAAAATAAAAACCTTCGATATCTCGTTACCACCTCTGGAATGGACTCTCTCTGAGTTCTATGAAGTAAGAAACCAACTAATAGCCATTAAAGATTCAGGGAAAAAAGTCCGAATCTTTGCCAAAGAAGGTGGAGTGGGCACTCTACTTCTCTTAACAGCAGCTACAGAAAGTTATTTGGCCCCAGAATCTGAGTTTATGGTTTTACTACCAAGCGCCGAACCCATGTTTTTCGGTAAGTTTTTAAAAACTTGGGGGATTGAAGTCCAAGCCTTTGCCTCCGGTCCCTACAAATCCTTTGCCGAAAGTTTCACTAGGGGTGAGTTTTCTAAAGAAGCAAAAAAGAATTTAGAAACTTTGGTTTTGGATTTACGAAAAGTAATCCTTGATGCCCTTACTAATGGGAAAAAATCATTAGAACCTATTTTCTATAGACCAATGCTCTCTGCCGATGAACTTTTGTCAGCTGGTATCATCCAAGGAATCAAAACAGAAACGGAATTCTTTTCTGAAGACAGAAAGGTTTTTTCTGGAAACTATCCGTCCCTACACTACAAAATCAAAGAATTTCGCATCCTTCCCAAAAGGAAAGCTGAAGTAGTAATCCTTCCTTTAGAGGGAGGAATTTCAGGGGGTGATTTTTTACATAAACATAGAGAAAATGGAAAGATTGAAGCCTTCTCACTCATCCCCAATCTAAAAGCTCTTTCTGAAGACAAAAAGATTAAGGCTGTGATTTTGGAAATTTCCTCACCTGGGGGATCCGCATTTTATTCAGAACAAATCCACCAAGAGATTCTAGAATTAAAGAAAACCAAAATTGTTACCGCTTATTTTAAGGATACTGTAGCGAGTGGTGGGTATTACCTTGGTTCGGCGGTAGATCATATCACGGCATCTCCCGTTTGTATCACAGGATCCATTGGTGCTGTGAGTATTCGGGCCAATTTACAAAAATTATACAAAAAGTTTCAATTGAATAAAGAGGCCGTTGGATTTTATCCTTTTCGAGACATCCATTCCGAATTCCAGCCCCTTTCCAAACAAAGTGTTCAGTATTTAGAATCCCAAATCAAAAAAATCGAAGGTTTGTTTTATAGACGTGTGGCCGAAGGAAGAAAAATTCCTTTAGAGGATCTTCCTAAAATTGGAATGGGGAGAGTCTATTTACCAACTGTGGAAAACCGCATTGTGGATTCTCTCG
The sequence above is drawn from the Leptospira sp. WS4.C2 genome and encodes:
- a CDS encoding S49 family peptidase, which produces MFRILFLILFLPFRLLYQLYLRLSLVFQSGREVYELEFPAVFEDSYKSYWVKKLQGKEETVTRLELLILLKLIQKNGKIKTFDISLPPLEWTLSEFYEVRNQLIAIKDSGKKVRIFAKEGGVGTLLLLTAATESYLAPESEFMVLLPSAEPMFFGKFLKTWGIEVQAFASGPYKSFAESFTRGEFSKEAKKNLETLVLDLRKVILDALTNGKKSLEPIFYRPMLSADELLSAGIIQGIKTETEFFSEDRKVFSGNYPSLHYKIKEFRILPKRKAEVVILPLEGGISGGDFLHKHRENGKIEAFSLIPNLKALSEDKKIKAVILEISSPGGSAFYSEQIHQEILELKKTKIVTAYFKDTVASGGYYLGSAVDHITASPVCITGSIGAVSIRANLQKLYKKFQLNKEAVGFYPFRDIHSEFQPLSKQSVQYLESQIKKIEGLFYRRVAEGRKIPLEDLPKIGMGRVYLPTVENRIVDSLGGLLDAVHEVKERLGGKPITLTEELPAYNLRNKIPILGGLIAELKVLESLNEVSLLSPIRLDWKNRR